The sequence ctgatgttctctcttactggatcttgcagcgtagactacctgatgttctctcttactggatcttgcagtgtagactacctgatgttctctcttgcttgttcgtgAAGCATTGTTGTCAGTTGacttctggaaccttggggtcctgtattgaaaatgtgcaaaaatgcaaaatgttaacaaaccctgaatgattcaaacacaacactccattatgaccaaataaaacaaccccttactacaggcatatatagataataaaagatatgaaaattatttataataatatactaacatctaccaacccatgacagtcagttaattagccccccagcccttagccaatttataatttttatgccccctgcagcttatttacccccccccaccccccgagtcatgatctcacctctggcccccatatagagaaaaatatttatcccctTGCACCTTATCCCCCCCCCGCCCCCAAGTCATGATATGTGCCACTCCCCCCCcaccagtcatgatctgtgcctgAGCCCTTCCCaagtaattatttgtgcctgagGGCCCCCCCCAGTAATTTTTGGTGCCCGAGGGCCCCcctgaatttttggtgcctgagggtcccccccccatgaatttttggtgcctgaggttctccctccatgaatttttggtgcctgaggttcccccccatgaatttttggtgcctgaggttcccccccatgaatttttgttgcctgaggttccccccccatgaatttttagttgcctgaggttccccccccatgaatttttgttgcctgaggtttcccccccatgaatttttgttgcctgaggtctgtccccccatgaatttttgttgcCTGAGGTTCCCCCCCCATGAATTTCTGGTGCCTAAGGTTCCCCTCCCCCTGGGTTATTATCACTCCATGGGCAGCCTACAGTGCAGTTTACTTTTTTTGCTTACCTGCCGAGAAATCTTCTGTGCGCTCCGGCGTCCAGCAGTGACTGTTTCTTCAGTGCAGGCGCGCTctgtctgcttagtgtggtctcgtgagatgttaacaactcacgtgaccacactgaacagcgCACCGCGGCCGCAGTGACGGCAGATGACAGCCCCTTTCAGCATACTATAGCCTGAGTATGGAGTTATAGGCGGACCCCGTTAGGAAACATTTTCGCGGGCGGGCGGGCTGGGGTTgaatggaaaaaagaaaaaaaaaaaaaatctttcaaaaaataaataatctttcTATTACCCAGCGCTGCGCCCCCCCCGACccggcgccccaggctgcagcctggtcagcctgttggctgatcaggccctgctcacAATTATAACCTTGTTCTAAGGGGACAATATAATTTACTTCTATGTTGCTTTTGAAATAAACGAGGGGCAAATTATTATCAGATACATTACCAGGGAGATTTATCTGTCTATATTAATAGACATATTCTAAAGCCATAGTTTATCCAAAATCTAGATCTGTTGTTTCGTTGAAGCCATCTGGAAGTAAAGTTCCAAGTCCATGCATTCAGAAGGCATCTCTAATTCACAATTAACAGAATCAACCCCCCTAAATGTAGGGTGGATATATTCAATGTTGGCAACTTTTATATCACAGGGAGTGCTACCATGAACTTGACAGGAGATGCTTTGTTGCCGATATTTTTTTAGGACATTTAgtctatgttttaaaacccttaTTATTAGAACGCTGTCATTTTCAAAAGGCAATTAATGACAGCCAATAGTTGGCACCACTGAGCAAAGAAGTGTGGAGTGTAACATTTGCCCCGTGTTTGCCAGAGaccccccacaaggaggtatgggtttagCAGCATGGGACGTGCAGGTCAGCATTTCTCTTTTAATACAGGGAAGGTTCCATCAGTTTAAACTAATCGGTTCTtgaagcgtctctctctctcctccttgaTCCGTTCGGACagtccctgccagaaggtggccaccAAGGCCTCGTCATTCCAACGGAGCGCGGCTGCAAAGATTGCGAAATTGGAGGGCGTACTGTCCTAGAGGATGAGCACCCTGACAGAGAAGTAGAAGTCCAGTAGCTGCGCTGGATACTCATCCGAGTTCGTCAAAGATGTGCCGTAAGGTTTCCAAAAAAGTGGCACAGTTATGTAACGTAGGGTCATTACGCTCCCACAAAGGAGATGCCCAGGTTAGGGCCGGTCCAGATAATAAGGAGATGATATAAGCCACTTTAGTTTTCTCCATAGGAAAGTTCTCAGGCTGTAGCTCGAACTGAATggcacactgatttaaaaatccacggcacGCATTCGGATCCCTGTCAAACATGGGAGGATTTGGGATATAAAGCTGCGAAGCTGCTGGGGCAGGCATCACAGCGCTGCTAGGAGAGGGGGCAGATTGCGGAGGAGAGAGAGGAAGCGGTGGTTCGACCGCTTTGGCCGAGAGAGTATTCTGGAGAGTGTTTAAACAGGTGGACATACTCTGGAGAAACTGCAACAATTGGGTTTGATTCTTCTCCTGTTCCTCTACCCGAGTGGCCATATGCTCCAGCAGCTCTCTAGCAGAGGGATTTCCGGATACATCCATCTGgtatggtcagagcaaactgttacgtctCACAGGAGACGACTATCAGTCGGTATTAACACCTGCCTTGACAggatgcagagtctaacggaccaCCCAGTCATCtccaagaacccccgcaaggctggatggttttagctgccggaggcctgcaggtcgcagcccctaggttagcccaccgaCGTAATAGCAAGGTAGTGGAGGATGGATGGTTCAGCGAACAGAGTCAGGGGAGACGCCAGGCAGGATAATTAGCAGATGATGTCTGCACAGAGGTGGGGGACCTAACGTACCTTGAGTGACTCCAGGACAGAAGCACGAGCAAGCTACCACGAGAAGAGTCAGGAGCCGTAGCCGGGTCTGTACACAGAGAATCAGTCGTTTCAGATGTGTCAGGGAGTCAGCAGGAGAATGGTCTATAACAGAACTGGGTCGGTACATAGAGAATCAGCAGAGAAAcacagggagatgcacaggggAAGCACAGGAACAAGGAAACAGCCAGACGCCAAgagaacttgttgctctgacacaggagtgTGTCAGAGTGGGGCAGAAGTAGGAGTGGGGTTTGAATTCCCCACCTCCAGGATCATGTGATCGCAGCAGCGCTATCTGGAAGCACGGCGCCTCGGACTCATCGCCGCAGACAGGTATGTATATTCCTAACAACAGCAGAGCTTGCCCTTTTAAGCCTGCTCTGGTTCCCATGGTGGTATGGCCCCAACAGGGCTGGTTAGTGGTAAGACCTTCTTGATTGATGGATTCCGTACCTGCTTAGTGAAATGTTGACCACCAATTCTTCCCCCCAAGTCCTCAGGTTGCAGCAGGCACACTCTGGAGAGTAGCACTAGAAAACCTATCTGAGCTCAGTGGAGAACAAGGGGCACACATTTGTCGGGCAGTACAAGTAAATTAGATCAAGTCTCTCTTTTATCCTTGGATAACCCATGAGTGGTTTTTTTTAGTCAAAGCAGTTCTACAGCTGACCAGCACTTCTGGCACAACATGGCCAACTGTTAGCGGAGGTAATCCTACAAAGCCTTTCAGGATAGCTCCAGGTGGCTGGATGCCTGTAACAATAATGTGTTGGTCGTAACTTAGAAAATGGACCCCAATGACTAATGGACACAAGATAGAAAGTATAGATCTTTTCTAAAACCAAATCTGAACAAAACTGTACAGTAGCTTTATTGAGATGCGTGCAGTTCCCTGAGTGTTGATTACAATGGTAACATATGAGTGTCACAGAGCAAGTATATTGCATAGCCAAATTCAAAACCAGTTGTCTTATACAGTAAAAGTTAGAGATCGTGGTCTTGTACAGTATTAAAGGCATGGCACACTGGACGTCAGAAATTGTGGACAATATTACGCACTGTATGTAACGCACACAATAATCCGGCAATTAGGTTAATAGTTTGCCAAGTTAATACATTGTCAGAGACTACACAGTCACCTAGCTCTGATCTGCCATCTGTTTGACATGTGTGCCTAAGTCATCAGTGCCACTGACTGCTATTAGTAGCTAGAAACAGCCATCCCCACTAATCCTCCACCTAGATGCaggtgtaacacccccttgtgtattaagcgttgtgagggtatatatatatattgaaccacgcagatgcttctcaccttggtacttggttttcagtgcctccacccgaatctctgctttctcttctggggggtgttccaaagatacaccagggggagattcgggaaaccccctgcccagtattaacactctgtgacaaaatgtgtgctgcaaaagccagccaggcacatttatttaaatggaaatcctaaatgcagctttgtaattttatagaaaaatatactttggtataatttgaaataatagtgcaaacaatacaatacagtaataaaacagtgtggatgaaagtggcgcaccacttcttactatgcacaccaagttaacacaaaaactcgcaataaatcaataacagcatacaatataatataatatataacaatataaccattaactgtcacagctttatacacatgaaaaaatatatcagatatcttacttgctcctgatactgtgaatatcttgcagggtgaatttatatattttcccttatagccctacaatgtactgccaaacacacacagcagtattcaaacacaccacacaaatagagcagtgcactgcaagttggggcccttctgtatgtatgcagcatggcatggaaacatcatgtgtccagtttgcagatgttggaggtctttaaatcacttgcagtgaggtacagcagtcacagtatgcagaccctcctctagcaacaactgtaaaatcctttctaatttgtatcctgggacttgtagttccacaagtgctgattagacacacacttggtgcatatttacctgcccacccatctatccctaactcttcagcccttgtggccagatatagtccaaaccccacttgaacaacaacagatagataaaaataaccagtaacttatctgcaccagtgtgtcacaggtctgaacttgattatctccaaaatggctgacttgtaaaatgtccttcttcagagatgcatgcaaacctcctcctacagcttcaaactgtggcttccagcaggttctgttcagaactgcacccagctttgatatctctgcagactgctctctctgctcagatcactcatccagtgcccttctccctagggtcacctatctgaactggtcacacagctcagtctctcccaggatgctcctctctccctctctctctccgccctcaggtttctcagtcttcttaggctccgccccctcttcataacagcattctgggagatgtagttccttctccttgactggtaaatagctatatgcatctcttttcttactgatgcaagtgtgattattagcccctgggtgctcaagtccaactgcagcatccccaggggttacacactccccctgtggggcaagtccacaatgaacaaatgatgaggcttgtcccacatcctgcaaatttaaaggggttaagacatcctgtctaaatacactttcacatccatacacaacaggccctggcataacagatatgggagtcagatatggccactgatagacccagctaggatgaatcaccttaggaatctcagtcatatgacctagactatcataagtcaacatcattggggctctaggggtccttttaggccgaccctggactggtgggttcccttcctctccccccaacaccctgttggggcgttcagtgcatcctccatctggatcaacgacgtccccatccatgtcaacttcctggttagagccttcctctactgaacactgagaatccaaccgtccagctactcttgggttgacactttcatttgaaatggcaggcatagttctcctttcttctacttgtggaggtcttacagcggccccctcggtagacctagtgagccttctgatatcttgtctccaatctatttctcccaatttacctggagcatcatacccccaatcatctccatcatcttcttctgtggtcggttctctgattcgccgtgatcttctgggtgtggacacttttggctcatctgtttcaggctcctcccaaaaccggacaccatttctgatgggaagcaaatgttgtcgatggtatgtctttatagggcctgttagcccctcgggcctaattcgataggctgggatgtctggcaattttgcaaccacaacatgaggatcctttcgccaacgattggctaacttgtgtttccccgggaggcccaagtgtctaagtaaaaccctgtcacctggctccagaatatgctccttgacctgtagatcataacgacccttgtttcgttgtccagcttttgatgcagctgcttctgctagtctgtaggcctcctttagttcttgtttcagctgctccacatatttcaaatggggcttttcttggggatcagcagtgtccattccaaaacagatatcgattggtaatctagcctcccttccaaacattaagagatatggggagtaccccgtggactcgtttttcgtgcaattgtaggcgtggaccaaatggctgatgtgcctactccaatgtgccttttttttagtgtccaaagtgcccatcatgctgagaagggtccgattaaatctctccggctgcggatctccttggggatggaaaggagtagtcctggacttctttatcccgcagacctcgcacagttcttttattagcttgctctcaaaatcccgaccctgatctgaatgaatgcgggcaggcagtccatagtggacaaagaacttttcccataggatttttgccacggtcacagctctctggtcttttgtctggtaggcttgagcataacgggtgtaatgatctgtcaccactagaatgttacacttgttgctttcatccggttccactgatagaaagtcaatacagactaactctaaaggcccattgctggatatattctttaagggggcagccttttctgggagggattttcgaagtatgcatgtcccacaagatttacaataactctcaatgtctatctccattttcggccagtagaatctatctgaaattaaactcatggtcttctctattcccaggtggccgtgtttatcatgcaacgcacggagaaccatgggacggtgcttctttggcaatactagctgtttcctctctctgccatctttgcggctggtttctctatacagtagcccctgcttcaccaccaatgactctctctgtctgcttagcaaaatagcttcctccgttttcaaactactcgggtggattctttgtctgtgtttaacagaccacctaactgctgctatagaggagtcatcctgctgatcttctttgacttggcttgaactcaacttctgaagatcactgagctccatttgactcagccagcaatattgtcttggtagtgcatctgtcgttgcccctagagctgttaagcattctttgactggaggcacgaccacacgtccctcgtgacacatccccttcacctctggagctggcaactctatccattcttcttcctgagattccacaaaccttcccggtaatcttgacaaagcatcggcatctacatttcttctcccaggcctgtactttattgtgaaattgtaaatggccagcgccgccaaccatctgtgcccagttgcatctagctttgctgtggtctgcacatatgtgaggggattgttgtctgtatgcacttcgaatggtactccatacaagtagtcgtgaagtttgtcaacaactgcccacttaagggccaggaactccaacttatgcaccgggtagttccgttcactgggtgagagacctcgactgatgtaatagactggtcttaaccttccttcttgcacttggtatagcactcccccaagtccctcaaaggaggcatctacatgcagaatgtatggtaactctggatcggcatatgccagaacaggcgcttgaatcaggcaggttttcaatccttcaaaagcttgttcgcaagcctcactccacctttccccgaacgcatcatttacccggaacaatggtttctctttccgatgggaacctcttggagcaggataacctcgagttagatctgtaagaggcttgacaagtttactgtagtttgggacaaaccttctgtaatagccacagaaccccaaaaaagaccttaattccttcagtattgttggtcgaggccattctttcaccgcttctatcttcgctgaatctgtagaaattccttcccgatccacaacatatcccacatacttgacctgggttttacagaagctacacttgtcaagggacaacttcaaccctttctttattaagcgatccaataccttgaggagtctttcgttgtgctcattcaatgtttggccaaatactatcaaatcatccaagtataccagcacttccctgaaattcatgtcacccacaacatcatccatgcatcgttggaaagtggctggagcccctgataatccttgtggcaatcttttgaactgaaagaatccaaccgggcagatgaaggcggttttctcagcatccttctgactcatcaatatctgatagtacccgctgcgtagatctagcacagaaaaccacttgcttccctgaagacaatcaagggcttcgtctatcctagggacagtgtactgatcaggaatcgtgcgcttgtttaatgtccggtagtccacgcacatccgtatttttcccgtcttctttctagccaccacaataggagaagcatagggactctcagatctctcaatcacatcattctctagcatctcccttaaatgttcccgaatatcatccaaatcagcaggggctaggcgtcttgaccgttctcggaaaggtctgtcgtccgttagccttatgtggtgctccacttctgtcgctagacctaaatcccagtcccccgaagagaaggcagcctctctttgtagcatttgcataactagccagtgtcggtcttcttgactagcatcactaccattaaagcattgatcaaaacttcctatttgtaatgtggtttctttctgagattttttttcctctttcttcttataagcagcaaggcacataggatgaatcttaagtgttttactataacttgctcctcccacctcttggcaccagttggccagtatctcgaacaaatgggagttagttccaataatcactgagacatctcgaggttctccttcggcctcaggacagacaagtgcaagcacgttcacctcttcttctattccagctacttcccgtgggaacttcaaaggtacagtgatgtacccaaggtagggataattctt is a genomic window of Mixophyes fleayi isolate aMixFle1 chromosome 2, aMixFle1.hap1, whole genome shotgun sequence containing:
- the LOC142138478 gene encoding uncharacterized protein LOC142138478, giving the protein MEIDIESYCKSCGTCILRKSLPEKAAPLKNISSNGPLELVCIDFLSVEPDESNKCNILVVTDHYTRYAQAYQTKDQRAVTVAKILWEKFFVHYGLPARIHSDQGRDFESKLIKELCEVCGIKKSRTTPFHPQGDPQPERFNRTLLSMMGTLDTKKKAHWSRHISHLVHAYNCTKNESTGYSPYLLMFGREARLPIDICFGMDTADPQEKPHLKYVEQLKQELKEAYRLAEAAASKAGQRNKGRYDLQVKEHILEPGDRVLLRHLGLPGKHKLANRWRKDPHVVVAKLPDIPAYRIRPEGLTGPIKTYHRQHLLPIRNGVRFWEEPETDEPKVSTPRRSRRIREPTTEEDDGDDWGYDAPGKLGEIDWRQDIRRLTRSTEGAAVRPPQVEERRTMPAISNESVNPRVAGRLDSQCSVEEGSNQEVDMDGDVVDPDGGCTERPNRVLGGEEGNPPVQGRPKRTPRAPMMLTYDSLGHMTEIPKVIHPSWVYQWPYLTPISVMPGPVVYGCESVFRQDVLTPLNLQDVGQASSFVHCGLAPQGECVTPGDAAVGLEHPGANNHTCISKKRDAYSYLPVKEKELHLPECCYEEGAEPKKTEKPEGGEREGERSILGETELCDQFR